The sequence below is a genomic window from Fibrobacter sp. UWB10.
AATATCGCCACCAAAGCGGTGGAATGTCACATGGACTTTCGGAGCTCTTTGGCGAGACTTGATATTCGATTTTTTGCCGGGATAACCGCATTCTTCGAGAATCTTGATAATGCGCCCGTAATCGCCTACGCAGTGAATATGCAAATCGCGGTGCAGGTTGCGAGCGAGTTCGACTTGTCTTCTGAAAGCCTGTTCCTGAATGCCGCCTTCGGCGTAACCATCGTAGCGCTTGTCTAATCCGCATTCACCCACATTAGCGTCGGGGTAGTTGTCCAGAAGCGATTCCAGGCGTTCCCAGTCGGCTTCGGTGACATCGGTCGCTGATACGGGATGAATGCCGTAACTGCGGGTAGAACCTTCGAAAAGGTTTGCATCCATTTTTTGCAGGACTTCCCATTCAGTGGGTTCACAAGCAATCGCATTGAAGCACAACCCCTTCTTCTGAAGGGCTCGTGCAAGCATCATGGGCTGCGGTAACCTTGCTAAATGTAAATGAAAGTCGAACATACCATTAATATACTCCCAAAATTCACTTTTTATCCAAATAAATCCAAAAAAGTTCTTGTTTTTTTGTTAGAAAAAGCCTAATTTAAGGGTAATGATGTTTCTAGCGTTAAAAAGGAGTTTTTATGCGCGATCTTTTGGAAAAAGCCTTAAATAAGGGTCTAGGTGTTTCTTTTACGAATGAAGGCGGCTTTGCTGTAATCCGCATTACTAAAGGGGCCGATGTCGTTGCGTCCTGCAGCCTCGGTTCGGCTGATTTCCGCACCACCGTTGAAGATTCCTTGCAGTCCCTTTTGCTTGACTTGGAACGCAAAGGCTTGTAATATTCCAATTTGAAATAGGAAATGAAAAGTCCCGCGGAATTTTCCGCGGGACTTTTGTATTAAGCTTTTTAAATGCTTCTGTGAGCAACAAACGCCTCGTATTAACGAGGCGTGGTTGCGAGAGCGAGGCGATATCACATTTTTATTTATGCAATAGAGCCGAGCAGTCTTTTAGTTGATACGGCCAACCAAGTTACCCGAGATGGTGTAGTCCTTGGTGCAGCCGAAGCTGTGGATACCGGCAGACAGGCTGAAGCGGCTGGTGAAAGCCTTTTCCAGGTAGAATGCACCGAGAACATCCTTCACGTGCTTCGGCTTCTTATTCATGCCCCAGAAGTCCTTGTGGTCATAACGGTCGCCAACGTATTCGGCTTCGAGGAGGATGCGGTCTACAACAGGCGTGTAGATGGCGATACCACCGGTCACCGGAATCACGAGGTCGTCAGACATATCCATGAGAGCGGCTTCTGCGAAGATGTCGAACTTGTTCGGGACAACCGGCAGGTTGGCCTTCAAAGAAGCGTTGTGCTTGATGTCAGCCTTGCTGTCATACACGGCATCGAACAGGTTGCTACGATAAGCAAGCTGAACCTTCAGGGCAGAAATGCCTGCGAGACCGTGGAAGTTGAATGCAGCACGCAGGTCACCCTTGTCGAGGTTTTCAGACTTGCTGATCAAGGAAATGAATGCGGACATGTTGTCAGACGGAGTGAAACCGAACATCAACTGGTTTTCAGACGGCTGGGTAGAAAGGAATCCGGCCAGGTAACCATCGATGTAACCACCGAAGTAGTCACCGCTCTTGTCCGTGTTGTCCCAACGACCGACCTTGAACGTGAACAGGTCGGTTTCCTGCATGGCCCATGCTTCGTCCAGAGAGTAGTAGTCATCACCATACTGGCGAGTACCTTCGCGGAGCTGTTCCTTCTTGACAGACTTGTCGAGATTGTCATCGGATCTCAGATCACCGGGGTAGAATGCAACTGCAATCTTGCCCTTGAAGTCTTCAGCTTCGGCGATAACGGCAAAGTTAGCTTCGCCATTCCAGGTTTCAAAGTTGTCGCCCATTTCGTCGTCTTCGGTAGCCCAAAGAACCTTGCCGGCTTCGAGTTCAAAGTCAGCATTGATGTCGAAGTTGATCTGGTTCACCGACATCACGGCGTTCTGAATCAATTTTTTCTTTTTGCGTTTTTTCTTCTTGGCCGGCTTCTGTTCCGGTTCTGCGGCTGCGACTTCGGCTGCCGGAGCGGCTTCTTCAGCCTTCACTTCTTCTGCCTTTGCTTCTTCCTTCGGCTGTTCTGCAACGGCTTCAGCAGGTGCAGCTTCTTCGGCCTTCGGCTCTTCAGCCTTTGCCTGTTCAGCCTTCGGTTCTTCTGCCTTTACTTCGGCGGGCTTTGCTTCTGCCTTGGCGGGTTCAGCAGCCTTAGCTTCAGCCTTCGGCTGTTCTGCCTTGGCTTCGGTCTTAGCGGGTTCAGCTACCTTAGCTTCAGCCTTCGGCTGTTCTGCCTTGGCTTCGGTCTTAGCGGGAGCGGCTGCCTTAGCTTCAGCCTTCGGCTGTTCTGCCTTGGCTTCAGTCTTAGCGGGAGCGGCGGCAGGCTTGGCGTCAGCCTTGACTTCGGTCTTGGCCGGAGCGGCTGCCGGTGCTGCTGCAGGTGCGTTTGCAGTCGGTGCTGCAAATACGGCTGCTGCCATAATGCAAGAGGCAATAAACATTTTCTTCATAAAAGGAACTCCTTTATATATTCCACATGTTAAATTTTAGTAAAATATTCCTTCTTTCGACAATAAAAAGTTAACTTTACTCCCACAAAGAGGTTAAGTTTTGAAAAAAGTTCATTTTTTTACGGTTTTGATTTCGCTCTGTTGCTCACTTTCGTTTGCTCAGGAAACTTTGACAGTTTATAAGAAAACCGCTACCGGTATCGATGAAAATTCTCCTGCAGGTTCACTTGTCTTTACTGACCAAATTCGGGAACTCCCGCCTCCGATGGATTCAGTCAAAAAGGTAATAGTC
It includes:
- a CDS encoding TatD family hydrolase codes for the protein MFDFHLHLARLPQPMMLARALQKKGLCFNAIACEPTEWEVLQKMDANLFEGSTRSYGIHPVSATDVTEADWERLESLLDNYPDANVGECGLDKRYDGYAEGGIQEQAFRRQVELARNLHRDLHIHCVGDYGRIIKILEECGYPGKKSNIKSRQRAPKVHVTFHRFGGDISIVKASQELNPIFSLHLDSFHKKSTLAAIPQIPGEQIRFETDADETFCSANLLKNESVEKIAKALIEQLKETEQLVR